The nucleotide window CAGGATTCAATAAAGATTCAAAAGCCATTTATACACCTCTTAAATTTATTCCATAAACTTTCGCATCATTGGATGCATATCCATCATATGTTGTTTAGCAATCTCTTCATACAATTTGTAAATAATCATAACAGCCAACAATATCCCGGTTCCACTTGATAAAGCACCAGTTAAATCAGCTAAAGCAGCCAAAAGCCCGATAGTAATGGCCCCCATTATTGTTAAAGACCAAATATATCTATTTAATAATCTTTCTAAAATTCTTTGATCTTTTCTAAATCCAGGAATCTGTAATCCAGAAGACATCATATTCTTTGCCTGACTTCGGGCATCCATCCCAGCAGTCTGCATCCAAAAAACAGAGAAAACCACACAACCCAAAACCATAAAAATCACATAAACCAAAGAATGACCAACATCAGCAAAAGTTAGACTACCTTTGATAACTTTTCCTACAATATTAGGTGAAGATATCCATGACACTAATCCTGTTGCAGGAGAGTTTCCAATAAAGGTTCCTAAAAAAGGATGTCCCCAATTTTGCAATAACCTTGCCCAAAGCTGCATATTAGCAATCAAAGCAGATACAAGTATAACTGGAATAACTCCTGTGTATATAAAAGACAAAGGCCATCTAATTCCGTGACCTCTCACCCTGCCCATACTCAAAGGAATCTCAACCTTCATGGCCTGAGCATAAACTACAATAACAAAAACCAATAAAGTAGAAATAACAGCCGCCAACATTAAACCAGCTGTTATAGGATCTCCAGCAGCTAAACTCTGAAATAAAGCAGGAATAGCACCAGTTGCTATACTGGGATTAGTTGGAGAAGGCAAAGGACTCAATGCTCTTATAAAAATTGTCTGACTAACTCCTGCAGCAATAAACAAACCAGTACCTGAACCAAAACCCCATTTAGAAACAACCTCATCCATAAATAAAATCATCATTCCACCTAAAAATATTTGGAAAACAAGCAAAACCTGCAATTGCGAATATAATATTGTTCCAATTAAATCAGGAGAAGGTGACAACCCACCCATATAAACGTAAATAATAGATTCAAATATTATGAAGAATATTGCTAATAATTTCTGAGTACCTTGAAAATTCCTCTTACCTTCGTGAGAATGTAAATCAAACTTTAAAATACCAGATCCATTTAATAATTGTAATACAATCGAAGAGGTTACAATAGGACCGATTCCAAGACTAATTATACTTCCAAACTTAGCTCCTAATATAATACTTAAGTACTCAAATCTTTGCAAAGCATTTAAACCAAGACCAAACAAAGGAATCATACCCAAAACAAAAAATAATATGAGAATAACACCCGTCCATTTTAATTTCTCTTTAAAAGAAAGTTTTTTCTGAGTAGGTCCAGCCACTTCAGGCAAATTTAATAATATTGTTTTAAAAAAACCCATTTTATTCTTTTGTTGTGTTCTCCACAACCTCTAAAATAACCTCTCCACCCTCTTTTTTAATAGCATCCACAACTTTTTTTGAAGCCTTTGAAACTTTAATCTTCATACCTTTCATAACTTTTCCTTTTCCTAATAATTTATTATACCCCAATTTATCTAAATCATAAATCCCTTTTTCTTCTTTTAGTAAACCAGACGAAATTAATTTCTGAACTTTTGTAGTATTAATAGCTTTAATTTTTATCTTAACTCCTTGTGGTTTAAAACCAACATTACCTGTTTTTTTCTTCCAAACACTCGGCTTTTTCTGATCAGCCCTCTTACCAGTACCAGCATTACCACTCCCTCCTTTATTTCCCTTACCTCGCCTCTTCTTCATACTACCGCAACCATGGGTTTTTGATCCCCTATACCTTCCAGATTTCTTTCTTTTGTTTATCATCCTAACATCCTTTTTAATAAATCATTAATCTTGTCTCCTCTATACCCTAATCCACCACTTTTTGAAAAAGCAACTTTGATACCTTTTCTCCCAAACCCTTTTCTAGGAGGATTTAATCTAAAAAACTTTTTAATAACTTCCTTTCCTTCTTTATTTTTTGTTTTTTCTCCTCTTTTCTTAACAACCAAATCTTCAGTTTCTTTATCTATTTCTCCATAAGTAACATAATCTTTTACCTTCTTAATCATTCCAAAATCTTTTTTATCTATCAAAACACAATAATTTTTACGATAAAGCCCCATCAACTCCATAGTGTGATTTATTTCTTTTTTTACTCTAACTAAACCCCTTATTCTTATTACAGCATATTTAACATTGGGTTTTGATTCTTCACTCATCTTTTTTATCCTCTTCTTCTACTTTTTCTGTCGTTTTCTTAATAGAACCTTCCATCACACCAACATTCTCGCTTCCTTTTTGATTAACTCTTGTATCCATTAATTTTCTTAAAGCCATATCGCAAGCATATATAAGATTGTTCTTACTTTTTGTCTGACCAGATGTCCTTGACCACACATCTTTGATTCCAGCCAAACTTAAAATTTTCTGACTTTCTTTTTCAACCTTTAATCCAGTTCCTTTTGGAGCAGGCATCAACACAACCTTTACAGAACCACACTTCCCTTCTACTCTAAAAGGAATACTATGGGGCTCTTTACACCCGCATTGCCACGATCCACAACCCCTCCTTATTTTTATTAAGTTTAATCTTGCATTTCTAAAGGCCTTTTCTCTAGCAGGCACAGTCTCCTTACTTTTCCCAAAACCAATCCCAACATATCCATCTCTATTACCAACTATAGCACAAGTAGAAAAATGAGGTTTATTGCCTTCTCTTGTTTTCTTTTGGGTTTGTTTAAATACTCTTCTTTGACCCCCGCCAAACTTACCTTTTGCTTGTCCAACCAACAATAATTCTGATTCAATATTAGGTATTAAAACATCTACAATTTCTGATTCTAGAATTCTAATTCCATTATCAAGTACAAAATCAATATTATTTACTTCACCACTCTTAACCTGTTTCCCTAATTTTGTTTTTGGTTTCCAACTCTCTTTATCAAATTCCTTAACAAAACCTTCTTTACGTCTTTCTTTTGGTTTATATTTAGTTTTTTCTTTCATATTAATCAATCTTCTTTTTAGTTTCTTCAAAATATTTAGGTATATCTTCAGCTTTAATACCTTTTTTTACATAAGATGAAAAAATCTTCTCATATTTTCCCTCTTTTATTAATTTTTGAGCATAATTTGCTATATGAACCCCTTTTACCGCATCTTCACTGGGAAATATGTCTTCTGAACATGGAACATTTAATCCAGCATCCAAAACACCTTTTAATGAGGCATACAATCTACCCCCTTTTATACTCTTTCCTAATCCAATATCTAAAATAGCGCATTTAATGCCTTTTTTTGCTGCCTTTTTCCCAACCAAATAACCTGTTAAATATGCTGCTGGTAAATTTGTTCTTCCTGCTTTCCATTCAAACTTTTTTTCAAGTTCTTTAGAATCAGCAGAAACCAATATTTTATCCCCTTTCTCATTGTATTCTATAAGTTGTATAGTCATGTTTTTCAAAGATTTTCTTATTATTAATCTAGGTTTTTCATTTAACAATAAGTTCAACCTTTTTTTATAATCAGTTTTCCCTTCTCTCTTCCTTCTAAATTCAACACGTTTCATTTTTTATTTTTAGCCAAACCATGCTCCTCGATATATAGTTTAATATGCCTTCTACTTCTAAAAAATCCACCTTGAGCTTTTTTATAAAGTTCTCTATAAATTTTTTGATCAACGATCTCTCCATCTTTCAAGTTTCTTAATAATTCTCTTTGAGTTCTTATCTTAATCATCCATTTTTCTTTTTTAGGAAATCTTGCAGTTTTCTTACCTTTTCTAGATCCTTTACCACGCATCTGACCTTTACTCTTTTGTTTTTGGATTTTCCTAGCTCTAACTCTTGAAACTCCCCTTTTAGGAATACAATAGATAGCACTATCTTTTATCAAAGATTTAATATCAGCTTTAGTTATGCTTTCTTTTATCTCATCTAACCTTTCAGTATCAAACCTAACATGTTTTTCTGAACATCCAAAAACATCCGCGGCTAATCTTTTCTGAATTTTTAATTTCATACTTCCCTCTTAGTCAATAACTTATCCTTTTCTTTCTTCTCTTTTTTCTTATCTTCATCATCAACTTTGGCTTCGATACCGTCTTTTTTATCTTCGTCTTTACTCTTCTTTTCGGCAATTTTTTTGCTCTTTTCTTCCTGTTTCTTCTTTTTGCTCTCTTTTTGCTCTTTCAGATTTGTTTCTGAATCACTCAAAAATTTTGCAGGATCTTTTAAAGACATAATCTTTAAATTAAGTTTTAAACACTCTTTTACAATCTCTATTTTCTTTTTAATACCGAAATTTGATAAACAAACAACATCATCTTTATTTAATCCTTTAATATCATTCATATTTTTTATTAAAACTATATTTTGGCCATCTCTGCTCATTCCTCTTGCTTCTACAGGCCCCCTAAATCCAACCTTCACCTTTCTTGGATATCCCTTGCGCCCTATTTTTATCTTTGAATCAGATCCACGAGGTTTTCTCCATTTATTGGCCAGCCTTTTCTTTTTATGACTGCTTTGTTTATTAAAATCTGGTTTCTTTTTCTTCTTCATATTCCTTAAATTAACAATATTATCAACCATCTTAATCAAACCATCTTACCATCTTTTTCTGTAATATAAATACCATCCTGGAAAATTCTTAAATCCTTGCCTTTTATTTTTGTTAAAATTTCAATATCAGCAGCAGTTTGTGCAGCAAGTTCTTTATCAATACCACTAATAGTTACAATATCCCCTTCAATTTTTACATCAGCACCATCCTTTAAATTCAACTCTCTAGGTGTTTTTTCACCTAAAAAATTATTTACAATAAATTTATTCTCTTTCATTGTAACATTCATAGGAAAATGCCCTGAACAAATTTTTAATTTGTAAATATGACCTTCTGTAACACCCTTAAACATATTTTTTATATGCGCTTTAAAAGTCCCGCTCATTGTTTTTTCTCTTTTTGTTCCATTTTTAAAACTTATAACAACATTTTTGTCAACAACACTTAAACTTACTTTTTTATGTTTTAATTGTCTTGACAATTCCTTATCTTTATTTGAAACTGTAATAATACCCTCCTCTATCTTAACTTCTATTCCTTCTGGAATTTCAATTTTCCCTTCATATTCTTTTATTTTCATTCGAACCTAATAACAATATGCTATTAATTTTCCACCAATCTTTTTCTTTCTCGCTTCTTCAATAGTCATAATTCCTTGATTTGTTGAAATAATAATTATACCAAAACCCTTTGCAGGTAAAAATCTTTTCTCAAATTTTTCAAACATATCAATCTTTACAGCATGTCTAGGTTTAATAACACAACAATTATTTATTTTGCCAATTAGATTTACTTTTAGAACATTCCCTCTATTATCTTTTATTTCTACATAATTACCAATATAAAGATTATCTTTCATAACTTCTAACACTTTTTTAACTACTTTTGAGCTAGGTTTTATCAAACATTCAGTCTTTTGTCTCTTTTCAGCATTCAATAATTTTGACAAAGTGTTTGCTAGTATATCATTTAACATTTTTTAACCTCAATTGAACTTTTTAAAACCAATATCGCTTGCGATTTCCCTAAAACATTGCCTACATAAATTAAGCCCATATTTACTTATATGCCCTCTAATCCTTCCACATCTCTTGCATCTTTTTAGACTAACTCCACAATTTCTTTTCTTTGGACTATTGTGCTTAATATATTTCTTAAGTTTCGCAGGCTTCGCTTTCAATTGTTTAAATTCCTTTTTATAATCACTATAACTCATTCTTCTTCACCTACCTTGACATTGAATTCTTTTTTCATGAAATTAACCGCATCCTCTTTTGTTATACTGTGTTTTTTAGGTATCTTCTTTTTCGCTCTTTTTCTCTTTTTTATTCTAAATCCCGGCCTATCCAAAGTTAAACATGCCTCCAAACCCATGATTCCAATTTCAGGATCATATTTAACATCAGGAATGTCAATATATTCTTCTAAACCAAAAGAAATATTACCAGAATCATTAAAACAACTCTCTTCTAATATATCATCTTTTGCTTTTAACAATCTTATAAGCAATTCTTTTGCTTCTTTTTTCCTTAAAGTAATTTTACAACCAACAGCCAAACCAGGCCTTAATCCCCATTCTGGTATTCTTTTTTTAGTATGGGTTTTTACAGGTTCTACTCCTGCAATATGTTTCAAAAGTTTAACAGCCTTGTCCAATTTAGCTTGGTCTTTACCACAACCTATATTTAATGTTAATTTCTCTATCCTTATATTTTGCATAACATTCATTCTTCAACCTTAATAAGGGGCTTTTCTTTACCAATTGTAAAAGCATATTTCTTTAATGTTTCAAAATCCCCTTCTTTAGTACTACATTTCATGACACTATTTTTTATCTCAACAACATTAGCTATCTTTCCAGTGTGTTTTCCACCAATTAAAAAAACCAAAGAACCCCTATCAAGTTTTATAACATCTTTTATGTTTTGTTTTGGAAATTCTATTAATACACCATCTCCCACTTTACAATCTTTTTTATCTGTTAAGATGTTTCTTCCATCTGAAAGATTTATTTGTAAACCTTTATACATTCTTTTACCTTTTATTTTACAGATCTTTAATTTAGATTCCTTTTCATCAATTTTTATATAATCCAATTTTCCCTTTTTATTAAACACAACTCTAAAATATTCTTTTGTAGATGGAATAGAAATTGTATCCATAAAACCAACAACAAATTTATCATCTCTTCTCCTGATTCCATCAATCAATACTTCATTATTATTCATAATATATTTTGCTTCTTTGTTAGTATTCGCAATCTTTAATACATCTCTTAGAAATACTGATAAAGCCACACCATACTTAAAACTATGAGGACCAGGAAGTGGTCTTTTAATATACTTTATTCCTTTCTTTTTAACATCCCATGTTTTTGGAATGTTTAATCTTTTCAAATGTTTTTTAGTCATTCTTTTTCCTCTCAAATATTTTCTTTCTCTTTTTATCTTCAATATCTAATTCAGTTATAATCAAGTTTGAAACAGTAATTGGATAGATAACTTTTGAACCGTCCTTTTTTATTAGTTCTACACCTGTGATTATTGCCTTGCCTTTTTTCAAATCAATTTTATCTACTTTGCCGGTCTTTCCTTTGAATTGGCCTCTTAAAACTTTAACACTATCTCCTTTTTTCAAACCAACATTCCTTTTATTGTGTTTTTCTCTTAATTCTTTTGAAAGATGAACATGAACAAACTTCTGTCTTATATGGAGGGGAGCATTATACTGATACCTCCTTTGTTTTCTTGGCTGTTTGCTTTTTTTCAGTTTTGTTGAAAATTTTTTCATTTTAATTACCTTAAACAATTATCTTAGCTAATTTTGAAATTCCAGGCCACCTTTCACAAGCCTCTTTTGCAATAGCACCTTTAAACAAAGTGCCTTTTGGATTGCCTTTGTCATCTTTCAAAACAACAGCAGCATTGTCCTCGAACTTTATTCTTGTTCCATCCGGTCTTCTGTACTCTTTCCGTTGTCTCACAATAACTGCAAAAACAACCTGTTTTCTTATATCAGGTCTTCCTTTGACTACAGAAGCCAGACATATATCGCCTATTCCTGCAGCAGGAGATCTCCCTTTTCTTGTTTTCAAACCCTTTACTGAAAATATCCTTATAACTTTAGCACCTGAATTATCACAAGTTTCAACTAAACTTCCAACATTCAATCCTCTAGTTACTCTAGCACTAATCGCCTTCATTAGATATTTCCCCCTTAGCTTTTTCAGGAACCTTTTCTTCTATGTTTTTCTTTTTATGAACTTGTTTTGATTCTTGTAATCCTTCTTCAATTTGTTCAAAACCAAATTGTTTTCCTAAATTTTCAATTATAACGAAATTCTTTGTTTTACTTAAAGGCCTGCACTCCATTATATTTACATTATCCCCTTGTTTTGCGTCTATACAAGGCGGATTATGTGCATGTATTTTGGTCTTCTTCTTCTCAAATCTCTCGTATTTTGGAATTTTTATACGTCTACCCCATTCAACAGTCGCACTTCTATGAACATCTCTTGCAACAACTATTCCTGTAAAGATTTTACCCCTAAGGCTTATATCGCCATGAAATGGACATTTCTTATCATTACATTCCTTACTAGGTAATTTTACTTTTACACCTATGTCTCTTGCTTTTTTTACCATTTTTTCTTTCCTTTAACTTTAAGATACAAACAATTGTTAGTATCTTTTTTTGATTTCGATTGTGTTTGATGCAAATCCCATTTGAATTAAAAATTCTTTAACCTTTTTTGTGTGTTCTCCTTGTAACTCAATTTTCCCTTTTTTCACTGTGCCTCCACAAGCGAATTTTGACTTTAGTTGTTTTGTCAAATCCTTAAGGTCTATCTCTTTGTTATCAATACCATCTATTGTTGTTTCTAATTTGCCAAATTTTCTTTTTTCTATGCCAATAACAATTGTTTGGCTTTCTTTGGCTATTGTTTCACAAACACAAAGGTCTTTAGGTAATCCACATCGTGAACAAATTTCACTCATTAGTTTTTTCACCCTCCTTATTATTCAATAATTGAATTATTCTTGCTATTGTTTTTTTCATTTGTTTTATCTGACCAGGGCTTTTTGGAGTTGTTCCAACAGCTATCTGGGCATTTTCTTTAATTAATTCTTTTCTAAGCTCCAAAAGCTTAGCGTTTAAATCTCCTTTATTCATATTCTTCAATTCTTTTTTATTTATAATTGCCATATTTAATTTTTACCTTCTTCGATTTTTACTAAATCAACGTCAGCAGCAATACCTTTAATAGCCTCAATTGCTAATTCAAAAAAATCATTTAATTCTAATCCTAACTTTTCACACTCTTTTATTATATCCCTATTGATGGAAGCCACAAAAGCCTTATCCTTAAATTTCTTTTTCAATCCCTTAACTTCCATCCCTTCCATCGATCCCCTCATCAAAGCATAAGCATGGATTAAACCAGTAATTGTTTCAGAACACGCAAGAGCATGTTCAACCTTTTTAGTCCTTTTTTTATCTTTTAACTCTGCACAATCAAACCCATAACCATGTGAAATAATAGTATTAATAAAATCGTCACTAAATCCTGCTTCTTTTAAAA belongs to Candidatus Woesearchaeota archaeon B3_Woes and includes:
- a CDS encoding preprotein translocase subunit SecY, whose protein sequence is MGFFKTILLNLPEVAGPTQKKLSFKEKLKWTGVILILFFVLGMIPLFGLGLNALQRFEYLSIILGAKFGSIISLGIGPIVTSSIVLQLLNGSGILKFDLHSHEGKRNFQGTQKLLAIFFIIFESIIYVYMGGLSPSPDLIGTILYSQLQVLLVFQIFLGGMMILFMDEVVSKWGFGSGTGLFIAAGVSQTIFIRALSPLPSPTNPSIATGAIPALFQSLAAGDPITAGLMLAAVISTLLVFVIVVYAQAMKVEIPLSMGRVRGHGIRWPLSFIYTGVIPVILVSALIANMQLWARLLQNWGHPFLGTFIGNSPATGLVSWISSPNIVGKVIKGSLTFADVGHSLVYVIFMVLGCVVFSVFWMQTAGMDARSQAKNMMSSGLQIPGFRKDQRILERLLNRYIWSLTIMGAITIGLLAALADLTGALSSGTGILLAVMIIYKLYEEIAKQHMMDMHPMMRKFME
- the rpl15p gene encoding 50S ribosomal protein L15 (late assembly protein); its protein translation is MINKRKKSGRYRGSKTHGCGSMKKRRGKGNKGGSGNAGTGKRADQKKPSVWKKKTGNVGFKPQGVKIKIKAINTTKVQKLISSGLLKEEKGIYDLDKLGYNKLLGKGKVMKGMKIKVSKASKKVVDAIKKEGGEVILEVVENTTKE
- the rpl30p gene encoding 50S ribosomal protein L30 (L30 binds domain II of the 23S rRNA and the 5S rRNA; similar to eukaryotic protein L7), encoding MSEESKPNVKYAVIRIRGLVRVKKEINHTMELMGLYRKNYCVLIDKKDFGMIKKVKDYVTYGEIDKETEDLVVKKRGEKTKNKEGKEVIKKFFRLNPPRKGFGRKGIKVAFSKSGGLGYRGDKINDLLKRMLG
- a CDS encoding 30S ribosomal protein S5, with the translated sequence MKEKTKYKPKERRKEGFVKEFDKESWKPKTKLGKQVKSGEVNNIDFVLDNGIRILESEIVDVLIPNIESELLLVGQAKGKFGGGQRRVFKQTQKKTREGNKPHFSTCAIVGNRDGYVGIGFGKSKETVPAREKAFRNARLNLIKIRRGCGSWQCGCKEPHSIPFRVEGKCGSVKVVLMPAPKGTGLKVEKESQKILSLAGIKDVWSRTSGQTKSKNNLIYACDMALRKLMDTRVNQKGSENVGVMEGSIKKTTEKVEEEDKKDE
- a CDS encoding 50S ribosomal protein L18; the protein is MKRVEFRRKREGKTDYKKRLNLLLNEKPRLIIRKSLKNMTIQLIEYNEKGDKILVSADSKELEKKFEWKAGRTNLPAAYLTGYLVGKKAAKKGIKCAILDIGLGKSIKGGRLYASLKGVLDAGLNVPCSEDIFPSEDAVKGVHIANYAQKLIKEGKYEKIFSSYVKKGIKAEDIPKYFEETKKKID
- a CDS encoding 50S ribosomal protein L19e; the protein is MKLKIQKRLAADVFGCSEKHVRFDTERLDEIKESITKADIKSLIKDSAIYCIPKRGVSRVRARKIQKQKSKGQMRGKGSRKGKKTARFPKKEKWMIKIRTQRELLRNLKDGEIVDQKIYRELYKKAQGGFFRSRRHIKLYIEEHGLAKNKK
- a CDS encoding 50S ribosomal protein L6; translation: MKIKEYEGKIEIPEGIEVKIEEGIITVSNKDKELSRQLKHKKVSLSVVDKNVVISFKNGTKREKTMSGTFKAHIKNMFKGVTEGHIYKLKICSGHFPMNVTMKENKFIVNNFLGEKTPRELNLKDGADVKIEGDIVTISGIDKELAAQTAADIEILTKIKGKDLRIFQDGIYITEKDGKMV
- a CDS encoding 30S ribosomal protein S8 translates to MLNDILANTLSKLLNAEKRQKTECLIKPSSKVVKKVLEVMKDNLYIGNYVEIKDNRGNVLKVNLIGKINNCCVIKPRHAVKIDMFEKFEKRFLPAKGFGIIIISTNQGIMTIEEARKKKIGGKLIAYCY
- a CDS encoding 30S ribosomal protein S14, whose protein sequence is MSYSDYKKEFKQLKAKPAKLKKYIKHNSPKKRNCGVSLKRCKRCGRIRGHISKYGLNLCRQCFREIASDIGFKKFN
- a CDS encoding 50S ribosomal protein L5, producing the protein MNVMQNIRIEKLTLNIGCGKDQAKLDKAVKLLKHIAGVEPVKTHTKKRIPEWGLRPGLAVGCKITLRKKEAKELLIRLLKAKDDILEESCFNDSGNISFGLEEYIDIPDVKYDPEIGIMGLEACLTLDRPGFRIKKRKRAKKKIPKKHSITKEDAVNFMKKEFNVKVGEEE
- a CDS encoding 30S ribosomal protein S4e translates to MKIKRERKYLRGKRMTKKHLKRLNIPKTWDVKKKGIKYIKRPLPGPHSFKYGVALSVFLRDVLKIANTNKEAKYIMNNNEVLIDGIRRRDDKFVVGFMDTISIPSTKEYFRVVFNKKGKLDYIKIDEKESKLKICKIKGKRMYKGLQINLSDGRNILTDKKDCKVGDGVLIEFPKQNIKDVIKLDRGSLVFLIGGKHTGKIANVVEIKNSVMKCSTKEGDFETLKKYAFTIGKEKPLIKVEE
- a CDS encoding 50S ribosomal protein L24; translated protein: MKKFSTKLKKSKQPRKQRRYQYNAPLHIRQKFVHVHLSKELREKHNKRNVGLKKGDSVKVLRGQFKGKTGKVDKIDLKKGKAIITGVELIKKDGSKVIYPITVSNLIITELDIEDKKRKKIFERKKND
- a CDS encoding 50S ribosomal protein L14, which gives rise to MKAISARVTRGLNVGSLVETCDNSGAKVIRIFSVKGLKTRKGRSPAAGIGDICLASVVKGRPDIRKQVVFAVIVRQRKEYRRPDGTRIKFEDNAAVVLKDDKGNPKGTLFKGAIAKEACERWPGISKLAKIIV
- a CDS encoding 30S ribosomal protein S17, whose translation is MVKKARDIGVKVKLPSKECNDKKCPFHGDISLRGKIFTGIVVARDVHRSATVEWGRRIKIPKYERFEKKKTKIHAHNPPCIDAKQGDNVNIMECRPLSKTKNFVIIENLGKQFGFEQIEEGLQESKQVHKKKNIEEKVPEKAKGEISNEGD
- a CDS encoding stress response translation initiation inhibitor YciH (in yeast this protein is involved in start site selection during the initiation of translation), with protein sequence MSEICSRCGLPKDLCVCETIAKESQTIVIGIEKRKFGKLETTIDGIDNKEIDLKDLTKQLKSKFACGGTVKKGKIELQGEHTKKVKEFLIQMGFASNTIEIKKRY
- the rpmC gene encoding 50S ribosomal protein L29 gives rise to the protein MAIINKKELKNMNKGDLNAKLLELRKELIKENAQIAVGTTPKSPGQIKQMKKTIARIIQLLNNKEGEKTNE
- a CDS encoding HD family phosphohydrolase; amino-acid sequence: MPPDIELPDKITFEGEEEAKEPEVKDEEKKEEKESKSGLPLTRDAALKLLKKHNKEKSDLNHYLESEAIMKALAKKLEKNEEEWGMLGLLHDVDWGLTKNNTKEHLTKAPEILKEAGFSDDFINTIISHGYGFDCAELKDKKRTKKVEHALACSETITGLIHAYALMRGSMEGMEVKGLKKKFKDKAFVASINRDIIKECEKLGLELNDFFELAIEAIKGIAADVDLVKIEEGKN